In one Zobellia galactanivorans genomic region, the following are encoded:
- a CDS encoding fibronectin type III domain-containing protein gives MKKISFIIYLLFSFCWGQDSTSVQLISRSLPDKVMLRWAVDQALGWKIGNEYGFYIERSTISRNGEAVVPIERKMLVKRPLKPRPLEEWETLANQDQNIAVLTQALFGETFKTLAPKTGVLGKITAVNDELEQRFTFALLAAEQSFEGAKLAGWGLEDTSIVPGEGYVYKVTVALPEDANIKIKEGSTYAGTHLYEKLPQPIGLAGIFKDSHVVLSWNYNLLSSIYTSYIVEKSADSLNFEKQNQQPIFNASPYPNDNNIALYYTDSIPNDKSFYYRIKGKTAFDEVGPASSIVQGKGKKSLEYVPRIYKKEIPTDNRATLYWEIKEEGNELISKFQLNRANTNDGPFKTVIDNIPPTSRSISYDKLDRINYFTVSAVDKNGTKSESLPVMVQPVDSVPPAAPKGLMGVMDTTGVVRLSWDKNLEGDLKGYRIFRSNNPNVEFTEVTKETYITENYNDTLPIRNLNSKVYYKLQAEDQRYNRSTFSKILEVNKPDLNPPSPPVLTKYEVLPEGTQINWSPSSSPDVASHTIFRKAMGKQEELWEKIHETGIRNDNSFLDAKKLEGNQYSYIVVAKDSAGLESAPSDPLTVAWSGKIVKDDDFKFSGTVNRELRFIHLSWKIKDQEVLEYRLYRGTMENDLKLFKTFNKNVTSFNDIDLKVNSEYTYGLQFVLISGTLSPFKKLELKY, from the coding sequence TTGAAAAAAATATCTTTCATCATATACCTACTCTTTAGCTTTTGTTGGGGACAAGACTCAACCTCGGTCCAACTTATTTCGAGGTCGCTTCCGGACAAGGTGATGCTCAGATGGGCCGTAGACCAAGCTTTGGGCTGGAAAATCGGTAACGAATACGGCTTTTACATAGAACGGTCTACCATTTCCCGCAACGGGGAGGCTGTAGTTCCCATAGAACGAAAAATGCTTGTTAAGCGACCCCTAAAACCAAGACCTTTGGAGGAATGGGAAACATTGGCCAACCAAGACCAGAACATAGCTGTCCTGACCCAAGCCCTTTTTGGGGAAACTTTTAAAACCCTAGCTCCAAAAACCGGGGTTTTGGGAAAAATAACCGCTGTTAACGACGAATTGGAACAGCGCTTCACCTTTGCCCTTCTGGCTGCCGAACAAAGCTTTGAAGGAGCCAAACTAGCAGGTTGGGGATTAGAGGACACCTCCATAGTTCCAGGAGAAGGATACGTTTATAAGGTTACAGTAGCCCTTCCCGAAGATGCAAACATAAAAATTAAGGAGGGGTCGACATATGCAGGAACCCATCTTTACGAAAAATTGCCCCAACCTATTGGCTTGGCAGGTATTTTTAAAGACTCCCATGTAGTACTAAGCTGGAACTATAACCTTCTAAGTAGTATTTATACGAGTTATATCGTTGAAAAGTCAGCTGACAGCCTCAACTTTGAAAAACAGAACCAACAACCTATCTTTAATGCTTCACCATATCCAAATGACAATAACATTGCCCTTTATTACACCGATTCCATACCCAACGACAAGTCCTTCTATTATCGCATAAAAGGTAAAACCGCATTCGACGAAGTTGGTCCAGCCAGTTCAATAGTACAGGGGAAGGGCAAAAAATCATTGGAATATGTACCAAGAATTTATAAAAAAGAAATCCCTACCGACAATAGAGCTACCCTTTATTGGGAAATTAAGGAAGAAGGAAACGAACTGATCTCCAAATTTCAGTTAAATAGAGCAAATACCAACGATGGGCCTTTTAAAACCGTAATAGACAATATCCCGCCAACAAGCAGAAGCATCTCTTACGACAAATTGGACCGTATTAATTACTTCACAGTGTCGGCAGTGGATAAAAACGGAACCAAAAGTGAGTCCTTACCAGTAATGGTACAACCTGTCGATTCAGTACCTCCTGCAGCACCCAAGGGTTTAATGGGAGTGATGGACACTACCGGAGTGGTGCGACTCTCATGGGACAAAAACCTGGAAGGTGATTTAAAAGGATATCGCATTTTTAGGTCAAACAATCCTAATGTAGAATTCACTGAAGTTACAAAAGAAACCTACATCACAGAAAATTACAACGACACCCTTCCTATCCGTAATCTGAACAGCAAGGTGTATTACAAACTCCAGGCGGAGGACCAAAGGTACAACAGATCAACATTTTCCAAAATACTGGAGGTAAACAAACCCGATTTAAACCCTCCTTCTCCCCCGGTACTTACAAAGTATGAGGTTTTGCCAGAAGGCACCCAAATCAACTGGTCTCCTAGTAGCAGCCCTGATGTGGCATCCCATACAATCTTTAGAAAAGCTATGGGCAAACAGGAAGAACTATGGGAGAAAATTCATGAAACTGGCATAAGAAATGACAATTCTTTTTTAGACGCCAAGAAATTGGAAGGAAATCAATATTCCTACATCGTAGTGGCAAAAGACTCCGCGGGACTGGAGAGTGCCCCTTCGGACCCTCTCACAGTAGCCTGGAGCGGCAAAATCGTCAAGGACGACGACTTTAAATTTTCCGGTACGGTAAACCGGGAATTGCGCTTTATTCATCTTTCTTGGAAAATAAAGGATCAAGAAGTCCTTGAATATCGATTGTATAGAGGAACAATGGAAAACGACCTTAAACTATTTAAAACATTCAATAAAAATGTAACTAGTTTTAACGATATCGATTTGAAGGTAAACTCCGAATATACGTATGGATTACAATTCGTTTTAATATCTGGCACTCTCTCTCCCTTCAAGAAATTGGAATTAAAATATTAG
- a CDS encoding T9SS type A sorting domain-containing protein, translating into MKKLLSSVLFLFCFINSFSQGILYVNSERIPIDIDCRIGDYTTKYNISHSTGKYNITSSSVDVTISFQEGYDDDPSYGCGGPCGGFRWYDPIESSAKLKFFDTFILDYEGPNPITCPRTLTIPVNYTAVFLPHMSLNKGGVVCPEEILFSPYNGGSQNLENADIVWEYLNGSKWEKIPKFSSLFPLNKTIEEIFGTSSQNFINKNLQLRYIVFNNSSYTQNFDIEVKNCSIELRETNPIETTDAECYDRTNGSVTLNFKSDVQEGYEMRYFIYQGNSSSFPQGEEKNENPNTAQFPQAVANVRFSNGSSPNQVGPLELNTTDGSYRGNSGKILGEESYYILYQEVKYEGDDVTVKSGELYPKSGSFTINQPSEIIPSATITQASCDNPNAVIKFSAVGGNNLNGGGTYSYRYQLNGAGDWFEVTGDEAEITPTDTEQTVSIQAIYSINDCPSKSILLDTKINAAIPNLEILETKAGVAPSAGGPDYFITLNYEGGVPNYIFQLEKLNTSTSSFEVVANPDFLHNSINKSAQFSGLEIGTYRIVITDGNGCTETSDNTIVTASPPPTIETVESFPMSCSGDQASIAVTVSGGLTPYNYQWTINGSVSATQTTSSPQISLNNLTEPGTYVLKVASDGFTDFDDASGYVSTSIELEAPVAVVIDQGNTSITPISCFGAQDGSILVAVSGATNYEYKLDAYDDWQDLVNFTIPIATGGVYDLYLRDKDTQCEATPLLDSFLVEEPSEIIVSENTDAHMNVSSNGGNDGSIVINVSGGLPEIDPNEEYTFNWIGTGPNNTSFSSNTQNISGLTAGFYEVTVSDANSCTSATLSIEITEPGPLAINNVEIENQITCSASNDGSIRADVIGNTPITFEWWRNGSLYDVLVDQNTISDLPPGEYQLFLKDPSVPTPLESTIIELVAPSTLMADVASSSTCSGIDRGTISISNVTGGTPGALQDYTYSIDNGNSFQNSPLFENVPAGNYTVIVRDGNGCEFVQTDVTVDQYPIITWDSDNTIVVHISAAGRSDGAISPVFTGGTPPFSYNWTGPGINGTTTKDINNLMEGSYTVTVSDSNGCTLQENFEILEPGELTVVLEQTEFLLCHGDDYGEIMARIEGGVEPYTLEWYQSSLGSDNLLNEKSPILGDLSAGTYFLRVTDANGIIKDSNPISIAEPDLLEVSIEDTTDILCDGEATGAVTVKVEGGTPPYIYIWSNGESNQNLVGVTAGEYILEVVDDNGCSATTTAIVKPAPDPLQITDTNITHTSEYQANDGSISLQLDGGAFPFDISWLRLSDNSPIGDQETISGLSAGFYLVSISDDNNCSISETYEITQPDIVEETIVRPSCHGDTNGSISILVNKGNGVFTYEWSTGATTSNIENLGAGSYTVTIDGFGDGPLTRTYILEDPLPLKVDLGENRTLCAGQELVLDASVEDGQASYTWSSDNGFTSNEAKVSLVESGTYTVRVSTPTGCSAEGSVRVDVSPEEIDAEFAASTQVFVNETVVAVDISYPLPDKSEWILPDEATILKTDNDEAEFRFDQPGEYEIGIITSRGDCWAQQTKKIIVLEADATIKKENTENGKKLIDEFIVYPNPSSGEFTADVTLSERGNISIKVFSLANNALIASKKDRGESSYNIPFDLSGFPAGVYAVLLETPYGKTLRKVIIK; encoded by the coding sequence ATGAAGAAGTTATTATCATCCGTATTGTTCTTATTCTGCTTTATTAACTCTTTTTCTCAAGGTATTCTTTACGTGAATTCTGAACGTATTCCCATTGATATTGATTGTAGAATAGGTGATTATACAACAAAATACAATATCTCTCATTCAACTGGAAAATATAATATCACTTCTTCCTCCGTAGATGTAACAATTTCATTTCAAGAAGGCTATGATGACGACCCTAGTTATGGATGCGGAGGTCCTTGCGGAGGTTTCAGATGGTATGATCCAATAGAATCCAGTGCCAAATTAAAATTCTTTGATACGTTTATTTTAGACTATGAAGGCCCAAACCCCATTACATGTCCAAGAACACTAACCATACCTGTCAATTATACCGCAGTGTTCTTACCTCACATGAGTTTAAATAAGGGGGGGGTTGTATGTCCCGAAGAGATCTTGTTCTCCCCATACAATGGAGGTTCTCAAAATTTAGAAAACGCAGATATAGTTTGGGAATATTTGAATGGTTCAAAATGGGAAAAAATACCAAAATTTTCATCCTTATTTCCCTTAAATAAAACTATCGAAGAGATTTTTGGCACAAGTTCGCAAAATTTCATTAACAAAAACCTTCAACTAAGATACATCGTTTTTAACAATAGCTCCTACACTCAAAATTTCGATATTGAGGTAAAAAATTGCTCCATAGAACTAAGAGAGACGAACCCCATAGAAACAACCGATGCTGAATGCTACGATAGAACAAATGGTAGTGTCACCTTAAATTTTAAATCTGATGTACAGGAAGGTTATGAAATGCGATATTTTATATATCAAGGGAATTCTTCTTCCTTTCCCCAGGGAGAAGAAAAAAACGAAAATCCAAATACCGCACAGTTTCCGCAAGCCGTTGCCAATGTAAGGTTCAGCAATGGTAGTAGTCCGAATCAGGTCGGCCCCTTAGAGCTAAATACCACAGATGGGAGTTACAGAGGAAACTCCGGTAAAATCTTGGGAGAAGAATCCTATTATATTTTATACCAAGAAGTAAAATATGAGGGTGACGATGTAACCGTAAAAAGTGGTGAACTCTATCCAAAATCAGGATCATTCACCATCAACCAACCCTCCGAAATCATCCCCTCGGCCACCATAACCCAAGCCTCATGCGACAATCCCAATGCCGTCATAAAATTCTCGGCAGTAGGGGGAAATAATTTAAACGGAGGTGGTACCTACTCCTATAGATACCAACTTAATGGTGCCGGTGATTGGTTTGAGGTAACTGGGGACGAGGCGGAAATCACCCCTACCGACACGGAGCAAACAGTTAGCATACAAGCCATCTATTCCATAAATGATTGCCCCAGTAAAAGCATACTTTTAGATACCAAAATAAATGCCGCTATCCCCAATTTGGAAATTTTGGAGACAAAGGCAGGTGTTGCTCCCTCTGCCGGAGGTCCCGATTATTTCATTACCTTAAACTACGAAGGTGGAGTACCGAATTATATCTTTCAACTCGAAAAACTGAATACGTCCACCTCGAGTTTTGAAGTGGTCGCAAACCCTGATTTTTTGCATAATTCAATTAATAAAAGTGCCCAATTTTCCGGTCTGGAAATCGGCACTTATAGAATCGTAATCACCGACGGCAATGGATGCACCGAAACCTCCGACAATACCATTGTTACCGCATCTCCTCCCCCAACCATTGAAACGGTCGAATCTTTCCCTATGTCGTGCTCTGGCGACCAAGCTTCCATAGCAGTAACGGTTTCCGGCGGTCTAACCCCTTATAACTACCAATGGACCATTAATGGTAGCGTTTCCGCAACACAAACGACTTCTTCCCCTCAAATTTCGCTTAACAACTTAACCGAACCAGGGACGTATGTTCTAAAAGTCGCCTCCGATGGTTTTACTGATTTTGACGATGCTTCAGGCTACGTTAGCACTTCCATCGAACTTGAAGCCCCTGTAGCAGTTGTTATAGATCAAGGAAATACGTCGATTACACCTATTAGTTGTTTCGGTGCCCAAGATGGAAGTATTCTCGTGGCCGTATCGGGTGCGACAAACTATGAATACAAGCTCGATGCCTATGACGATTGGCAAGATTTGGTCAATTTTACCATCCCCATCGCTACGGGAGGGGTGTACGACCTATACTTGCGGGACAAGGATACCCAGTGTGAGGCCACTCCATTGCTAGACTCCTTCCTCGTAGAAGAGCCTTCCGAAATTATAGTCTCGGAAAATACCGATGCACACATGAATGTTAGCTCAAACGGAGGTAACGATGGCTCCATAGTCATTAACGTCTCGGGAGGACTACCGGAAATCGATCCTAATGAAGAATACACCTTTAATTGGATAGGAACAGGACCTAACAACACCTCGTTCTCTAGTAACACTCAAAATATAAGCGGACTTACCGCAGGATTCTACGAAGTAACCGTCTCCGACGCCAATTCCTGTACATCCGCCACCTTGTCGATTGAAATTACGGAACCCGGTCCCTTGGCCATAAACAATGTGGAAATTGAAAACCAGATAACTTGTTCCGCTTCCAATGACGGTTCTATAAGAGCCGATGTTATCGGTAATACGCCCATTACCTTCGAATGGTGGCGCAACGGCTCACTATACGACGTGCTGGTCGACCAAAATACCATCTCCGATCTGCCACCCGGAGAGTATCAACTTTTCCTAAAAGATCCATCCGTGCCAACACCCCTAGAGAGTACTATCATTGAACTCGTCGCTCCGAGTACCCTAATGGCCGATGTCGCCAGCTCTTCTACCTGTTCCGGTATCGATAGGGGTACGATTAGTATCTCTAACGTTACGGGGGGTACGCCCGGAGCCTTGCAAGACTATACCTATAGTATCGACAACGGCAATTCCTTTCAAAACTCTCCCCTGTTCGAAAATGTTCCCGCAGGTAATTATACCGTTATAGTACGCGATGGCAATGGATGTGAATTCGTCCAGACCGATGTTACCGTTGACCAATACCCAATAATAACGTGGGATTCCGATAATACCATCGTCGTTCACATAAGTGCCGCCGGTCGGAGTGATGGGGCCATATCCCCGGTATTCACAGGCGGAACACCTCCTTTCAGCTATAACTGGACAGGCCCTGGTATAAATGGAACGACCACCAAAGACATCAATAACCTAATGGAAGGCTCCTATACCGTTACAGTATCGGACAGTAACGGGTGTACCCTTCAAGAAAACTTTGAGATTTTAGAACCCGGAGAACTGACCGTCGTTCTTGAACAAACCGAATTCTTATTGTGCCATGGCGATGACTACGGCGAAATCATGGCCCGTATCGAAGGAGGGGTCGAGCCCTACACCCTTGAATGGTACCAAAGCTCTCTCGGCTCCGACAATCTATTAAACGAAAAATCACCAATCTTGGGGGACCTAAGCGCAGGAACCTATTTTTTAAGGGTAACCGATGCCAATGGTATAATTAAGGACTCTAATCCTATTTCCATTGCCGAACCTGACCTGCTAGAGGTTTCTATAGAAGACACCACTGATATACTTTGTGATGGAGAGGCAACAGGTGCCGTGACCGTAAAAGTTGAAGGGGGCACGCCCCCGTACATCTATATATGGAGCAATGGGGAAAGCAATCAGAACCTAGTCGGAGTAACGGCAGGGGAGTATATCCTTGAGGTAGTCGACGATAATGGTTGTTCCGCTACGACTACGGCTATAGTAAAACCAGCACCTGACCCCTTGCAGATCACAGACACCAATATAACCCATACCTCTGAATACCAAGCCAATGACGGTAGCATCTCCCTACAACTTGATGGTGGTGCATTTCCATTCGACATCAGCTGGCTACGCTTATCCGACAATAGCCCTATCGGTGACCAAGAGACTATTTCCGGGCTATCTGCCGGTTTTTACCTAGTATCTATTTCCGACGATAACAACTGCTCTATAAGCGAAACGTATGAGATTACCCAGCCCGACATCGTAGAGGAGACTATTGTACGGCCTAGCTGCCATGGCGATACCAACGGTAGTATTTCCATTTTGGTAAACAAAGGCAATGGCGTGTTTACCTACGAATGGAGTACCGGGGCCACCACTAGCAATATTGAAAACCTTGGTGCGGGAAGTTACACGGTAACCATAGACGGATTTGGTGACGGCCCTTTAACCCGGACCTATATTCTTGAAGACCCCTTACCCCTAAAGGTAGACCTTGGGGAAAACCGCACCCTATGTGCAGGTCAAGAATTAGTTTTAGATGCCAGTGTGGAAGATGGGCAAGCATCTTACACTTGGTCATCCGATAATGGGTTTACGAGCAATGAAGCCAAGGTAAGCTTGGTGGAGAGCGGTACATATACGGTCAGGGTATCGACACCAACAGGTTGCTCGGCAGAAGGAAGCGTAAGGGTAGATGTAAGTCCCGAAGAAATAGATGCCGAATTTGCGGCTTCTACCCAAGTATTTGTCAACGAAACGGTCGTTGCCGTTGATATCAGCTATCCCCTGCCCGATAAATCGGAATGGATACTACCTGATGAGGCGACCATATTGAAGACCGATAACGATGAGGCGGAGTTTAGGTTCGATCAACCTGGTGAATACGAGATAGGAATCATAACCTCAAGAGGCGACTGCTGGGCACAACAGACTAAAAAAATAATTGTGTTGGAGGCCGACGCCACAATTAAAAAGGAAAATACCGAAAACGGTAAAAAACTTATCGATGAGTTTATCGTATACCCGAACCCCAGTAGCGGTGAGTTCACTGCAGACGTTACACTCTCCGAAAGGGGCAACATCAGTATCAAAGTATTCAGCTTGGCAAATAATGCGCTTATAGCCTCTAAAAAAGATCGTGGGGAATCATCGTACAACATTCCTTTTGACCTTTCGGGGTTTCCCGCAGGCGTCTATGCCGTATTACTTGAAACCCCCTATGGAAAAACCTTAAGAAAAGTGATTATCAAATAA
- a CDS encoding F0F1 ATP synthase subunit epsilon produces MYLEIVSPEATLFSGEVTSVTVPGVNGEFQILNNHAPIVSLLQEGSVRVEGNITIDEAYASKFSKDASGKVILPIASGTVEMSDNRVIVLAD; encoded by the coding sequence ATGTATTTAGAAATTGTATCACCAGAAGCCACATTATTTTCAGGCGAGGTAACGTCGGTAACCGTACCTGGGGTAAATGGGGAGTTCCAGATTTTGAACAATCACGCACCCATCGTTTCCTTGCTTCAAGAAGGTAGTGTTCGTGTTGAGGGAAATATAACAATAGATGAAGCGTACGCCTCTAAGTTCTCTAAAGACGCTAGTGGAAAGGTCATTCTTCCCATAGCTAGTGGAACTGTTGAAATGAGTGATAATCGGGTAATTGTATTGGCCGATTAA
- the atpD gene encoding F0F1 ATP synthase subunit beta, protein MSKVTGKVSQIIGPVVDVEFQSGDALPKIYDSLEIAGKDGSKLVLEVQSHVGENTVRTISMDSTDGLSRGTDVLSTGSAIQMPVGDDVYGRLFNVIGDAIDGLGDLPKSGKDGLPIHREAPKFEDLSTSTEVLFTGIKVIDLIEPYAKGGKIGLFGGAGVGKTVLIQELINNIAKGHGGLSVFAGVGERTREGNDLLREMLESGIIKYGDDFLHSMEDGGWDLSKVDKKAMKDSKATFVFGQMNEPPGARARVALSGLTIAEYFRDGAGEGQGKDVLFFVDNIFRFTQAGSEVSALLGRMPSAVGYQPTLATEMGAMQERITSTKRGSITSVQAVYVPADDLTDPAPATTFAHLDATTVLSRKIAELGIYPAVDPLDSTSRILTADILGNDHYNCAQRVKELLQRYKELQDIIAILGMEELSEEDKLAVGRARRVQRFLSQPFHVAEQFTGIPGVLVDIKETIKGFNMIMDGELDHLPESAFNLKGTIEEAIEAGEKMLAEA, encoded by the coding sequence ATGTCAAAAGTTACAGGTAAAGTTTCCCAGATTATTGGGCCGGTAGTCGATGTGGAATTCCAATCGGGAGATGCCCTTCCAAAAATATACGATTCTCTGGAAATCGCTGGTAAAGATGGTTCTAAACTAGTTTTAGAAGTGCAATCCCACGTTGGTGAAAATACAGTAAGAACAATCTCCATGGATTCTACTGATGGTCTAAGTAGAGGAACAGATGTGCTTTCGACAGGTAGCGCAATTCAAATGCCGGTCGGTGATGATGTATATGGTCGTCTTTTTAATGTGATCGGTGATGCTATCGATGGTTTGGGCGATTTGCCTAAATCAGGTAAAGATGGTCTTCCAATTCACAGGGAAGCACCAAAATTTGAAGATCTTTCCACTTCTACAGAAGTTCTTTTCACTGGTATCAAGGTTATCGATTTGATCGAGCCTTATGCAAAAGGTGGTAAGATCGGTTTGTTCGGTGGTGCCGGTGTGGGTAAGACCGTATTGATTCAGGAATTGATCAACAACATCGCCAAAGGCCACGGTGGTCTTTCTGTATTTGCAGGTGTTGGTGAACGTACCCGTGAAGGAAACGATTTGCTTCGTGAGATGTTGGAATCGGGTATTATTAAATACGGTGACGACTTCTTGCATTCAATGGAAGATGGCGGATGGGACCTTTCCAAAGTGGACAAAAAGGCCATGAAAGACTCAAAAGCAACCTTCGTGTTCGGTCAGATGAACGAACCACCAGGAGCACGTGCCCGTGTGGCATTGTCAGGTTTGACCATTGCCGAGTATTTCCGTGATGGTGCCGGGGAAGGCCAAGGTAAAGACGTACTTTTCTTTGTAGATAATATTTTCCGCTTTACACAGGCAGGTTCAGAGGTGTCGGCCCTTTTAGGTCGTATGCCGTCTGCAGTGGGTTACCAACCAACTTTGGCAACAGAGATGGGTGCCATGCAAGAGCGTATTACATCGACCAAAAGAGGTTCTATTACATCTGTACAGGCGGTTTACGTACCTGCGGATGATTTAACGGATCCGGCTCCGGCAACAACGTTTGCCCACTTGGATGCTACAACGGTACTTTCACGTAAGATTGCGGAATTGGGTATTTACCCAGCGGTGGATCCATTGGATTCAACTTCCCGTATCTTAACGGCGGATATTTTAGGTAACGATCATTATAACTGTGCACAACGTGTAAAAGAGTTGTTGCAACGTTATAAAGAGCTACAGGATATTATCGCCATTCTTGGTATGGAAGAACTTTCAGAAGAGGATAAATTGGCGGTAGGACGTGCAAGACGTGTTCAGCGTTTCCTTTCACAGCCTTTCCACGTAGCGGAACAGTTTACCGGTATACCAGGGGTATTGGTTGATATTAAAGAAACCATCAAAGGATTCAATATGATTATGGACGGTGAATTAGACCACCTTCCTGAGTCGGCTTTCAACCTAAAAGGAACCATCGAAGAAGCTATCGAAGCCGGTGAGAAAATGTTAGCTGAAGCTTAA
- a CDS encoding SGNH/GDSL hydrolase family protein — MKNLKYIYISLGILAFTACNDPEDVDLEPEVIAEAPVELNAGSADFSTYVSLGNSLTAGFTDNALFKAGQANSFPNLLSTKFALVGGGSFTQPLMNDNVGGLLAGGAQLEGFDPRLVFFSGNDEQSAGPVPLAFLNSEATVTTDIILNNPTGPFNNLGVPGAKSFHLLATGYGNAANLEAELANPYFVRMTGATPDAKVLELAMAQSPTFFSLWIGNNDVLGYALSGGDGSNPITDKATFDSAIGALVTTLTSGGAKGVMANIPYVTSIPHFTTVPHDPIDPNENDFAEQVPTLNRVYGALNQVYDALGETERMVVFSDSLNNAVVIKDEALADISAQITGAFNANPNFPIFVQGLGLPEAAAPLVATLLGNAYGQTRPATENDLLVLSSSQVIGKVNQESFAALSAENLPPAVAGQFSVEGITLPLADKWVLTPEEQDEIKAATDEFNATLSSAASGAGLAFVDANRLLQDLAQGGVTDGDFTLTANLVTGGGFSLDGVHLTARGYALMANEFMKAIDATYGSNFEASGSLFNIGNYPTNYSPALQ; from the coding sequence ATGAAAAACTTAAAATATATATACATCTCTTTGGGTATCTTGGCTTTTACGGCCTGTAATGATCCTGAAGATGTTGACCTTGAGCCAGAAGTAATAGCGGAAGCGCCCGTTGAATTAAATGCGGGTTCAGCGGATTTTTCAACTTATGTTTCCTTAGGGAATTCCTTAACCGCAGGTTTTACGGACAATGCCCTTTTCAAAGCGGGTCAGGCCAACTCTTTTCCGAATTTGTTATCGACCAAGTTTGCCTTGGTAGGTGGCGGTTCTTTTACGCAGCCCTTGATGAACGACAACGTTGGGGGGCTTTTGGCTGGAGGGGCCCAATTGGAAGGTTTTGATCCAAGATTGGTTTTTTTTAGTGGAAATGACGAGCAATCTGCTGGTCCTGTTCCCTTGGCATTTTTAAATAGTGAGGCAACTGTTACTACAGATATTATTTTAAACAACCCAACAGGTCCTTTTAATAATTTAGGGGTTCCTGGGGCAAAGAGTTTTCATTTATTGGCTACCGGTTACGGTAATGCCGCAAATTTGGAAGCCGAGTTGGCCAATCCTTATTTTGTTAGAATGACAGGTGCTACGCCAGATGCCAAGGTTTTGGAATTGGCCATGGCGCAATCACCTACCTTTTTTAGTCTGTGGATCGGTAATAATGATGTATTGGGTTATGCGCTTTCGGGCGGTGACGGTAGCAATCCTATTACCGATAAGGCCACTTTTGATTCGGCCATAGGGGCCTTGGTGACCACATTGACTTCCGGCGGGGCGAAAGGTGTGATGGCGAATATTCCCTATGTTACCTCTATTCCCCATTTTACGACCGTTCCCCATGATCCTATAGATCCGAATGAGAATGATTTTGCGGAGCAAGTGCCGACATTGAATAGGGTTTACGGTGCCTTGAACCAAGTGTATGATGCTCTTGGTGAAACCGAGCGAATGGTTGTTTTTTCAGATTCCTTAAATAATGCGGTAGTTATAAAAGATGAAGCCCTTGCTGATATATCGGCGCAAATTACCGGGGCCTTTAACGCCAATCCGAATTTTCCAATATTCGTTCAGGGCTTAGGTTTGCCTGAGGCGGCAGCACCTTTGGTGGCTACGCTCTTAGGAAATGCCTATGGACAGACAAGGCCTGCTACCGAAAACGATTTGTTAGTGTTGTCAAGTAGCCAGGTAATCGGAAAGGTTAACCAAGAATCTTTTGCTGCCCTTTCTGCTGAAAATCTTCCACCGGCAGTGGCCGGTCAGTTTTCTGTGGAGGGTATAACGCTTCCTTTAGCCGATAAGTGGGTTTTGACGCCTGAAGAACAAGATGAGATCAAGGCGGCAACCGATGAGTTCAATGCTACGCTTTCGTCGGCGGCCTCAGGAGCTGGTTTGGCCTTTGTCGATGCGAACCGATTATTGCAAGACCTGGCGCAAGGTGGGGTTACCGATGGGGATTTTACCCTTACGGCCAACTTGGTCACCGGCGGGGGCTTTTCCTTAGATGGAGTGCACCTTACGGCTAGGGGCTATGCCTTAATGGCCAATGAATTTATGAAAGCGATTGATGCTACTTACGGATCTAACTTTGAAGCTTCGGGTTCATTGTTCAATATTGGAAACTATCCAACAAATTATTCACCTGCATTGCAGTAG